gtgcctttggaacagtggatgaatggttgctgataatgggcaacgTAGATaatgcattaaagatcagccacccactcagatcagctggtattcatTTTATAATGGAGTGTTCGGGAAAGTTGttagtgaccccaaacttttgaccagtagtggaTATAATACCATatgaattgaaaaaatatatttaaccaCTGCAAGGGTGCTAAACATAATTATTGTTGCAAATAACATCTACccagtttttttcttgtgtgtgatCTGGATATTATTAGTTTGAATATACATGATGAGCTGCAACATGCACTATGTATTGAGAAAACACTATACGGCAGAGGAAAACCCACAAAACACAATACTGAACGACTTCGCATTAGGAGGCATGACCTGACAGAGGTAGTTAACAACAACTAAGtccaaaatgacacaaacaagtCTAGCTTATAATTAAAGACTCAGAGACACACATGTATGAGAGTTACAACCACTCTGTACCAGATGCTACTACAATTACAGCTCTGAAGAGAAGAATGTAGGCAAGAAACGTCCTTTATAGCACCTCTTGAGCCGTTTCTCagcgttttcttttttctctttgtctattTAAGCTGTGGCGGCAAACTTCCACAGGGCTTCCCGTTCAaactcctccatctcctcctccagggAGTCGTCGTCCTTCTTCCCACCATCCTCCAAAACGTCCACCATGTCCTCCAGGATGTCCGCCACATCCTCAGCAAAGTCACTGAAAAGAACTCTGTCGTGGATAAACCCGCCATCCTCAAAGAACTCTGAAGTCAGCTTCCGGATCTTGTCTTTGCTCTCAGGTGAAGATCCTTCAAGCTTGCTCAGGTAGCCTTCCAGCAGTTCCTCAAACTCGGGCAGCTCCACTGGATAGAGCCCCTCCTTGCTGGCGCaatcctccacagagctgcagccCAGCTGGGGGCGGACGTTGCGTCGAAGCTTCTGCTCCTGGTCTCTCCAGAAGTCGTTGTGCTTGTGCTGATGAGGCTGGCGGGGCTGTTGATGGTGAGGCTGGTGCTGGTGATGGTTGTGGGAGTTCTTACCAGGCCGGCTGTGCCACGGtttctccttcctcctttcGTCTCTGTCCATTCTGCGCTcgtccttcttcttctcccaaTCGGCCTGGTGTTTCCTCCATGCCTCTTTGTGAGAGTTTTGCTTCTGAGATTTCCAACCcttctccctcttctcttctttgtctctcaATCCTCCCTCCTTGCTGTGCTTCCACTCTTTCTTTTCGTCTTTTTTCCAGTGGTCACGCTCATTGCTTTTGCCTTTGTTCTCTTTCCGCTTGGACTCCTGTGGCTTCTTCTTACCCCACCTTTCAACTTGTTCAGAAAGCCTCCTCTGGATCTCCTCCAAACTATCCCTAACTCGTTTCCTGTCGCCTCCATCTTTTTTCATCCCTTGCAGTCTCTTCTTGCTCCCCTCCAGAAGAACTTTCTGCCTCTGGAGTTCTTCCTTCATCCATCCTCCCTCATTTGTGTCCTTCCTCCTCTCAGGGCCTGCTGCTTTCTGGTCGCTCTGACCATCTTTATCTTCAGGCTGAGGCGCTGAGTTTGAGATAGCTGGAGGCATTTCCTGATCATCTGTGAGGGATTCAAGACATTAAATAATGTAGTGTTTGGTAGTTTATTATATCAGAAATGCCAAAAGATTAGCATTctgctaaatgtatttttatatcatAGCAGCTATGTGCAATGTACAATAGTTTCaataaatatgaacaaataaatctaaaatttgtaatgtcaaacgattaaaatatttcatcTTGATTAATCCATTACTGTCATAGTTAACTAGTAATGaatcacaattaattgcacatttttatctaaatTTTTAGGCAaattttttttctaccttttatcaacatggaaaagtggatcggcttacTATATCCTACTGGagtgttcattttcacactaacattctcacttggaccgaataatctctcacacaatgtaacactgtccatcaataaaaggggtaaaaaaaatactttgacgagggggcggAGAATTTCCATctgctgtgtgcttggccatcaagtggtatttcagactggatgtgctgcgatgatagctcagttcacaacgacaaaacacacagagcacttggtcttgtcaatggaaccattcagaatcttattgccATCCAATTTGCcgtctcacgctcgccatccactcaaaatgtaatgttactactctttggccggctcgcaagcccaaacaagtatGTGCCGCGGGCTGTTGTTGTGATTCTGTTCTAGCTACATCCGGTGcgttgttgtagtttttctaacgttactagttgttgcaacagcatgtgaaaaaaaaacgacaaagtTTGCTGGGCCAAAAAAATTTATGCCGTTAATCGGGCTTACGTTAACACCGTTAATAACGCGTTAAACTAGAAGCACTATCAAAAAATGCAACAGCACAGACTTCATTCACCTTTCTAATTCAGTTCATATTTGCCACATCGTACCTGTGAGCTGGCTGAGTTCGATCACCCTGGACCTCAGGCTCTCCAGCTCTTTTTTTAGCTCAGGCAGAGATGACAGCTCCTCCTTCaactttctgttgtctttttccaAATCTGCTTTTCCCTTTTCATCGCTGCTTGCTGCTACTGCTTTCAGTGCTGAGTTGAGTTCTTCTTGCTGTgactaagaaattaaaaaaaaaaacagcaatgtgACTACGCCACACGTAGATATGTGGCGTAGTTAAAGCCAGGTTCTGCAAAACTTGGACAataatcaaaaatgtttgttgaaAACATGCAGCCTATATATTGCAGTGCATTAAAACAATGTGCAagagttaaaaaacatcattagCATTAATATAACTGGTATACTGACCTGTAGTTGAGCCTCTAGCTGAGCGATTTGCTGGTTTTCCTGTGTCAGTTTATCCAAAAGCTCATTCATATCCTGCGGATCACTGCTAAGCCAGTCCTGGATTGAAAATTATTGGCAAATGGATTCAAaacccctttttttaaataatcctgTCTTCAGcatgtgttttttaagttttaagacTCAAGATTCCTTTAAGTACTACAGTAAAGACACATACTGGACATAACACTGAGATTGATTTAACCGACGTGACAGATGGAAGGAACAGACCTGGCTTTGTTCTACATCACTCAGTTCAGAGGCGTCAAAGTCACCTGTCAGatgagaaaacaacacatttttcacacGTCTTCACAAAGTCTTACAACAGGCAATTTTATTGACACACATCTGCCAAGCTGTCTTACCACTGCATAAGATGCGTTTGTTGTGAAGAGCATTCTATGAGCTCAGGCACTACCTGTGCACAGAAACTATTTACTTAGGcagaattttcttttaattcggttttatatattttgaccTAGTAAACCGAGCAGATTGCCAGCAATAGTTAAGTTTACTCTCATTTTAAGCTTCCTAAACAGCCAGTGAGTTCTTCCAAACAGGGATAAAGAATGTAATTTCACAATTCAGAATGCGTGTTATTTGCAATTTGCTGCTGCCACAGCATGAAGTGTCTTGCCAGATAAGTGATTGGACAAGCTGCTGAGCGTTAGCCAGCTAGCACAGAAGCTTACACTGCTGTCTTATCTGTAGTACTGAACCTACCGTTATTCAGATCAGAGAAGAAACCTGTTGACATAGCACAACTTGATCGACAAGATctaaagacagacatttttactgCTGACGAATGTGTCATTTGTAAATACTGGCATTGTAAAAAAAGCCAACGTGTAACCTagtcatttttgaaaatatatactATAAACCATAAAATTAGCAAACCTTTGATGGAACAGGTGTAAACAGGTGTACAAATCAAAAGCTATTTTTAACATAAGCATATTTGTTGGGTTATACATATTATAAACAAACTGTGAGCAAAAGTATTGCCTCCTACTGTATCAAACTATAAAAAGCAGAAGCAAGTTACCAGGCTTAGTTGTGTTGAAGGAACTCACCTGAGAGGAAGAGGGAACCTAAGAAGAGCAGGATCAAAGAGCCCACAATGCATTTGTTCAAGGAGAACCATGGcttttcctccttcttctcAGCAAGCTTGAActccacttcctcttcctcatcttcctcatctgATGTTCTTGGTCTTGGCTCCTCAAAGGAGGGGacattcctcctcctcagtcCACCATCACAGCTGCTTGTGTCACCCAAATCAAAACTGCTGGATGGTTCTACGGGAGGGAGAAACATAAcatgagtaaaaaaaagacatcctGAACATGAAAAAGCAAGGTATACAGAGCAGAAGGCCGTcacattattaaataaattattgagAAAAATAAGTTAAGTTGAACCACATGTATTCAAATGTGGCCCAGAGCGTAACTTCTACAATTCATCTCGACATATTTGGCTGCAAAAAGTATCATGATCAGTATCCAAATCATAATTATCTAATGGCTGCCTCacacaaaaataccaaaatctAAGCGCACACAAAACCGAATAGAGTGTAAacagtgtgaaaaacaaaaaatgtgaaaaaagcggacaaaaaagtcagagttGCTTGCAAAAATGTAGACATTTTCGCACTAAATTACAACTATCGTAATTTCATGCATGGGAGTTTCATCATTTACTCAGCAGATAAGAAACATGTTAAACAATTCTTCTGATCAAAGACTCTTGTGTTCTGCTTCTTTTGACAAGTGCTTACTATAAAGACCACCTACTTTGCTCAAGGCAGTGTTACCAGCAGAGCCCAAGACCCCTAGGGGCCCATGTTTGTGGCAgatcatttgtcacttttttggggaTAAGCACTtctaaagcacaatataaactGGAATGATAAGGGCCTTAAAATAGTCTTGCTTCAATACGCTAGCCTGTGTCAAAATCTAGCTTTAATAAATCATTAATGCAGTCAATATCATGCTTATATGGTGCATTTTCTTGAATGAATCTGGAATCCGTTTGAGTTTAGTTATATTATCACAGCATATCTGTGGCCATGTATTATTCCAGCAGAGAAGAATTGTACACAGTGCACAGCATGGGTGGGAATCTTTGGGCACCTCTTGATTCAATTCCAATTCATAGGCCAACAATTGACTCTAAACTGATTGTcgatgcaacattttttttagatatagAGACTGATAGCATAGAGGCTGAGAGGATTGGGGGGGTTAGCAGGAGCCAGGCAACTTATCTTTGCCCTGGGGCCACACAGCAGGTTATTCTAGACGTGactttactaaaaaaaaaaaggactctTCTTTTCATTTCCAAATGCTAACTTGGAGATCAGATGTTCAGgaatttgtttcacttttatgtTCAATTGCATTTTCTTGTTTCATTCTAACGTTTGTGTcttgaatttgttttgtcataatATTATGTGTTGTCTTCGCATCTGTCTAGCTAATAGAAAAGTGTGCGGATGGTGATGTTGGCAAATCTTTGATGCAAAGCAAGATATCTGAACGGCTACTGGCCAAATAtatctctatactgtatttttataccttttttgaaaaatgctgaaaactgctgctggattttcaatttccttgcgggagtcatgccaaaaggatcaataaagagaagtctaggTCTAAACTGCCACTGGCGTACAGTAAAATGAACATGGCTGTCTCTAGGGGCAGCTAACAGAAGGTAGATGTTTAGCCTGCTTAAAGGAATGTAGGAGGAATCAGTATGATTGTGGCGTTATCTATTGGAGCAGCGGTAACCAGCATTGTACGTGTTTGGCTTGAGACCAATGGTTTTTCAGTCCatcattgtttcatttaaagTATTTCTCTAAATACTAATAAAAGAAATCCCTAATAACAGTCCCTAGTTTGAGAACTGAC
The genomic region above belongs to Etheostoma cragini isolate CJK2018 chromosome 14, CSU_Ecrag_1.0, whole genome shotgun sequence and contains:
- the pbxip1a gene encoding pre-B-cell leukemia transcription factor-interacting protein 1 isoform X2, with the protein product MSDNSNSTGSSSGSSTNSWTLLSPEEAAVENVGPVDDGTESLGDVPSLSEDVTGAAASDIPVETVLSEEGHQVCQETSPESSEGPIPSIPTMISPLLPNLLDPPDLDLDSQPPVIHDIVTSSPSDNEPLGATPFVTNIDMGAPLDIPDAELLPVEPEESCSTNPLIEIPVFTERVLDTPADIGVVLASHAEESPVFTAEPEVNKPTETLIATDPPPHVEADVSFVPESTESLSQVPESLVTASPISDSPVPETVGVVEGEAAGKKEDMEPSKEMTQDGREEGKEEEEEEEPSSSFDLGDTSSCDGGLRRRNVPSFEEPRPRTSDEEDEEEEVEFKLAEKKEEKPWFSLNKCIVGSLILLFLGSLFLSGFFSDLNNGDFDASELSDVEQSQDWLSSDPQDMNELLDKLTQENQQIAQLEAQLQSQQEELNSALKAVAASSDEKGKADLEKDNRKLKEELSSLPELKKELESLRSRVIELSQLTDDQEMPPAISNSAPQPEDKDGQSDQKAAGPERRKDTNEGGWMKEELQRQKVLLEGSKKRLQGMKKDGGDRKRVRDSLEEIQRRLSEQVERWGKKKPQESKRKENKGKSNERDHWKKDEKKEWKHSKEGGLRDKEEKREKGWKSQKQNSHKEAWRKHQADWEKKKDERRMDRDERRKEKPWHSRPGKNSHNHHQHQPHHQQPRQPHQHKHNDFWRDQEQKLRRNVRPQLGCSSVEDCASKEGLYPVELPEFEELLEGYLSKLEGSSPESKDKIRKLTSEFFEDGGFIHDRVLFSDFAEDVADILEDMVDVLEDGGKKDDDSLEEEMEEFEREALWKFAATA
- the pbxip1a gene encoding pre-B-cell leukemia transcription factor-interacting protein 1 isoform X1 — its product is MSDNSNSTGSSSGSSTNSWTLLSPEEAAVENVGPVDDGTESLGDVPSLSEDVTGAAASDIPVETVLSEEGHQVCQETSPESSEGPIPSIPTMISPLLPNLLDPPDLDLDSQPPVIHDIVTSSPSDNEPLGATPFVTNIDMGAPLDIPDAELLPVEPEESCSTNPLIEIPVFTERVLDTPADIGVVLASHAEESPVFTAEPEVNKPTETLIATDPPPHVEADVSFVPESTESLSQVPESLVTASPISDSPVPETVGVVEGEAAGKKEDMEPSKEMTQDGREEGKEEEEEEGEPSSSFDLGDTSSCDGGLRRRNVPSFEEPRPRTSDEEDEEEEVEFKLAEKKEEKPWFSLNKCIVGSLILLFLGSLFLSGFFSDLNNGDFDASELSDVEQSQDWLSSDPQDMNELLDKLTQENQQIAQLEAQLQSQQEELNSALKAVAASSDEKGKADLEKDNRKLKEELSSLPELKKELESLRSRVIELSQLTDDQEMPPAISNSAPQPEDKDGQSDQKAAGPERRKDTNEGGWMKEELQRQKVLLEGSKKRLQGMKKDGGDRKRVRDSLEEIQRRLSEQVERWGKKKPQESKRKENKGKSNERDHWKKDEKKEWKHSKEGGLRDKEEKREKGWKSQKQNSHKEAWRKHQADWEKKKDERRMDRDERRKEKPWHSRPGKNSHNHHQHQPHHQQPRQPHQHKHNDFWRDQEQKLRRNVRPQLGCSSVEDCASKEGLYPVELPEFEELLEGYLSKLEGSSPESKDKIRKLTSEFFEDGGFIHDRVLFSDFAEDVADILEDMVDVLEDGGKKDDDSLEEEMEEFEREALWKFAATA
- the pbxip1a gene encoding pre-B-cell leukemia transcription factor-interacting protein 1 isoform X3 translates to MSDNSNSTGSSSGSSTNSWTLLSPEEAAVENVGPVDDGTESLGDVPSLSEDVTGAAASDIPVETVLSEEGHQVCQETSPESSEGPIPSIPTMISPLLPNLLDPPDLDLDSQPPVIHDIVTSSPSDNEPLGATPFVTNIDMGAPLDIPDAELLPVEPEESCSTNPLIEIPVFTERVLDTPADIGVVLASHAEESPVFTAEPEVNKPTETLIATDPPPHVEADVSFVPESTESLSQVPESLVTASPISDSPVPETVGVVEGEAAGKKEDMEPSKEMTQDGREEGKEEEEEEEPSSSFDLGDTSSCDGGLRRRNVPSFEEPRPRTSDEEDEEEEVEFKLAEKKEEKPWFSLNKCIVGSLILLFLGSLFLSGDFDASELSDVEQSQDWLSSDPQDMNELLDKLTQENQQIAQLEAQLQSQQEELNSALKAVAASSDEKGKADLEKDNRKLKEELSSLPELKKELESLRSRVIELSQLTDDQEMPPAISNSAPQPEDKDGQSDQKAAGPERRKDTNEGGWMKEELQRQKVLLEGSKKRLQGMKKDGGDRKRVRDSLEEIQRRLSEQVERWGKKKPQESKRKENKGKSNERDHWKKDEKKEWKHSKEGGLRDKEEKREKGWKSQKQNSHKEAWRKHQADWEKKKDERRMDRDERRKEKPWHSRPGKNSHNHHQHQPHHQQPRQPHQHKHNDFWRDQEQKLRRNVRPQLGCSSVEDCASKEGLYPVELPEFEELLEGYLSKLEGSSPESKDKIRKLTSEFFEDGGFIHDRVLFSDFAEDVADILEDMVDVLEDGGKKDDDSLEEEMEEFEREALWKFAATA